The region TCTGCCGGTGCCGGTCTTCTCGTCGAGCCTGTTACAGGTGCCGTTTGTTCATAAGATGATCTCGGCGGATAGAAGCGTCGCCGTGCTGACGGCGAAGAAGAGCGCGCTCCGCGGGGAGCACCTTGCCGCCGTTGGGATCACAAAAGAGATGAGGGTCAATATCCTGGGGATGGAAGAATCTCCCGAGTGGAACAAAATATTTACCGCTCCGGAAGAGCCGGTCGACCTTGGGAGGATCGCGAAGGATACTGTGGCCGCGGTGGAAAGAGGGATCGCGGAGCATCCCGAAACGGGAGCCGTCGTCCTGGAATGCACGGATCTGCCGCCGTTTGCCCAGTCAATAAGAGAGGCCGTCGGGCGGCCGGTATTTGATTTTATCACGCTGATGGGAATGGTAGCCGCTTCGATCGGCGTGACAAGACCGTACTGGGGCCTGGCTGGCAGATAAAACAAAGGAGTGTTCTCTATGAAAACAGTACTGCTGTTGGGTGCGGGGCGAATCTCCGCCCCGTATGTCGATTATCTTCTGCGCAAAGGCAGCTGCAAAATAGTCGTCGCCGATGTGTCCGAAGAAAACCTGAAGGCCATCTCCGCGCTTTCTCCGGCGGTCGAAACGGTAAAGGCGGACGTGGCAAGAGAGGCGGGGGCGCTGATAGATAAGTACCGCCCTGAGGTCGCCGCCCTGTTTTTGCCGCCGGAGCTTCTTACCGGGGCTTCGCGTACCTGTCTTGAAAAGCGGGTCAATGTGGTACATCCCGTTTACCTCACAGAGGAGACGCGCGCCATGGCCGACGAGATCAGGGAGGCGGGGCTGATATTCGTCGCGGAGCTTGGGCTGGACCCCGGCATCGACCATATGTCGGCGTCGCAGAATATCAACGAGATCCACGCGGCGGGCGGCAGGGTGCGCTCCT is a window of Cloacibacillus sp. DNA encoding:
- a CDS encoding aspartate/glutamate racemase family protein; amino-acid sequence: MKAEIAVLCWEEGHVPKGLMQLESLAGNSTNPDSYPFPVHFCRIKGANVETVLENPSGEVLRRMIEESKGLIAGGVRAITTSCGFNAIFQRELASALPVPVFSSSLLQVPFVHKMISADRSVAVLTAKKSALRGEHLAAVGITKEMRVNILGMEESPEWNKIFTAPEEPVDLGRIAKDTVAAVERGIAEHPETGAVVLECTDLPPFAQSIREAVGRPVFDFITLMGMVAASIGVTRPYWGLAGR